One part of the Mariniblastus fucicola genome encodes these proteins:
- a CDS encoding N-acetylmuramoyl-L-alanine amidase has product MQKRKRYRKSQSYEPLEPRRLLTCNHVVLDPGHGGNSSADDLSGSTWNGATSTSGLLEKDLVLELGERVRQALVDQGFEVSMTRTENFNLSAADRAAVARDLVSDDTNQIFFLSLHFNELNSQRRGTETFYADNPDSTNFNLAQDQTFAGIIQKSILAGIKQFGGVDREVKPDSNAQDSPLEVLSDVNFGNSADRQAVISALAEIDFIDNRDVDAILTSEYRRDMFFGEIARGIAAGIDKAQQTFCEQSSIVEVIDRSDSMDTEGRIEATKTAASRLVGLVDDGVGIGIVSYASDATTDYQLTKITDQTIREEAFQAIDAIQPGGLTAISEGVRLADIELDRFANDDNQAMIVMTDGSHSNSEDPTSVIESEVDQGVRVFTIGLGDDADAQTLHAMANARNGEFFHATASSDLNRIHQLIHGEVSGALTILDSRGQHSEPGFEQYRTFQVDPSTTSTTIGLSWVESDIDLEVISPSGAVYNRHTIESQLDAKFASGDGFESLEIAFPESGYWSARVSVAEEAETGTDYNVLIQNDSILSSSAMILNELAKTTTVFETGQSATLALKLEDVSAVVNATVFARVTAPNGLVYRIELLDDATNGDEIAGDGIYTVEFDDLNTAGHYHVRYEVSGYSSFSFPFTAIDSRQIFAFGEDAVKTEPPRVTNVYSRAETIGSVSPQENALLIARFVDVDPGESYSATIDWGDGVQETIEVQDIGDRYEIRANHSYTSAGRFPVSIVFSDGSDTTMTSTYLYVSGTGLYGDTVFVIGSEGSDTIKIFDRGPQLEVLGELNGQAESSQRFELSDVSRVRVYSGDGNDHVTSQSQTVPLEAWLGDGDDRAVGSLLGDYLLGQSGDDTIYGRDGDDRINAGPGTNQVFGGFGNDHLAGGSGDDLIYGDLGNDTIHGLAGNDRLYGQSGNDLISGGAGDDQIWGGDDDDEVYGLYGMDLIIGGLGSDSLFGSQDSDEIYGSPGDDWLDGGPGIDLLDGGPGDDREVNGEL; this is encoded by the coding sequence ATGCAGAAACGTAAGCGCTACCGGAAGAGTCAGTCCTACGAACCACTGGAACCACGTCGGCTATTGACTTGCAATCACGTTGTACTTGATCCGGGACATGGCGGAAACTCAAGTGCAGACGACTTGAGTGGTTCGACCTGGAACGGCGCGACTTCTACCAGTGGACTGCTTGAAAAAGATCTTGTCCTTGAACTCGGAGAACGCGTACGACAAGCGTTGGTTGATCAGGGTTTTGAAGTTTCGATGACACGCACCGAAAACTTCAATCTTTCAGCTGCCGACCGCGCAGCAGTTGCGAGGGACTTGGTCAGCGACGACACGAATCAGATCTTCTTCCTGAGCCTACACTTCAACGAGCTCAACTCACAAAGGCGGGGCACCGAAACTTTCTACGCCGACAATCCGGATTCGACAAACTTCAACCTGGCTCAGGACCAAACTTTCGCGGGGATCATTCAAAAGTCCATTCTGGCGGGGATCAAACAATTCGGTGGAGTCGATCGTGAAGTCAAGCCCGACTCGAACGCACAGGATTCGCCACTGGAAGTTCTTTCAGATGTAAACTTTGGAAATTCCGCGGATCGCCAGGCCGTGATTTCCGCTCTCGCCGAGATCGATTTTATCGACAATCGCGACGTCGATGCGATACTGACCAGCGAATACCGGCGGGACATGTTCTTTGGAGAAATTGCCCGCGGGATCGCCGCCGGGATTGATAAAGCCCAACAGACATTTTGCGAACAGTCCAGCATTGTCGAAGTCATTGATCGTTCAGACAGCATGGACACCGAAGGCAGGATTGAAGCGACGAAGACTGCAGCCAGCCGTCTGGTTGGGCTCGTGGATGACGGCGTTGGGATCGGCATTGTTAGCTACGCTTCCGACGCGACAACCGATTATCAGCTCACAAAGATCACGGACCAAACGATTCGGGAGGAGGCCTTCCAGGCAATTGACGCCATCCAGCCGGGCGGACTCACGGCCATTAGCGAGGGTGTAAGACTGGCTGACATTGAACTGGACCGTTTTGCGAACGACGACAATCAAGCCATGATCGTCATGACGGATGGTTCGCACAGCAATTCCGAGGATCCAACTTCTGTCATCGAATCGGAAGTGGACCAGGGCGTCCGGGTCTTTACCATTGGACTTGGCGACGACGCGGATGCGCAAACTTTGCACGCCATGGCCAATGCCCGAAACGGAGAGTTCTTCCACGCCACTGCGAGCTCGGATCTGAACCGAATCCATCAGCTCATTCACGGTGAAGTCAGTGGAGCCTTAACGATCCTTGACTCCCGCGGGCAACACAGTGAGCCGGGGTTTGAGCAATACAGAACTTTCCAGGTCGACCCGTCGACGACTTCGACAACCATTGGATTGTCGTGGGTTGAAAGCGACATTGATCTGGAAGTCATTTCACCAAGCGGAGCCGTTTACAATCGGCACACAATCGAAAGTCAACTTGACGCGAAATTTGCGTCAGGCGATGGATTTGAGTCGCTGGAAATTGCTTTTCCAGAATCTGGCTATTGGTCTGCGCGTGTCAGTGTCGCGGAAGAGGCTGAAACCGGCACGGACTACAACGTGCTGATTCAGAATGACTCGATACTGAGCTCTTCTGCGATGATTTTAAACGAGCTGGCCAAAACAACCACGGTTTTTGAAACAGGACAATCCGCTACGCTCGCCCTCAAGTTGGAGGATGTGAGCGCTGTCGTCAACGCGACTGTATTTGCGAGAGTCACAGCACCCAATGGACTGGTTTATCGCATTGAACTGTTGGATGATGCGACTAACGGCGACGAGATCGCTGGCGATGGCATCTACACGGTCGAGTTTGACGATCTGAACACGGCTGGGCATTACCACGTCAGATACGAAGTTTCAGGCTACTCTTCATTCAGTTTTCCTTTCACCGCCATCGATTCCAGGCAGATTTTTGCGTTCGGAGAAGACGCCGTCAAAACGGAGCCTCCGCGAGTAACAAACGTGTACAGCAGAGCCGAAACGATTGGTAGCGTTTCCCCGCAGGAGAATGCGTTGCTGATTGCAAGGTTCGTTGACGTGGATCCAGGCGAGTCCTATTCAGCGACGATCGACTGGGGCGATGGGGTGCAAGAAACGATTGAAGTCCAGGACATTGGCGACCGCTATGAGATCCGGGCTAATCATTCGTATACGTCGGCAGGCCGATTCCCTGTAAGCATCGTTTTCAGTGACGGTTCTGACACAACCATGACGTCAACCTATCTCTACGTTTCGGGAACTGGTCTGTACGGCGATACGGTTTTTGTCATCGGGAGCGAAGGTTCTGACACGATAAAGATCTTCGACCGTGGGCCGCAGCTGGAGGTTCTTGGTGAATTGAACGGACAGGCTGAATCCTCGCAGCGGTTTGAATTGTCTGATGTTTCACGGGTAAGAGTTTACTCCGGTGACGGCAACGACCACGTTACCAGTCAAAGCCAAACCGTTCCGCTTGAAGCCTGGCTTGGAGACGGCGATGATCGCGCTGTTGGCTCACTGTTGGGAGACTACTTGCTTGGTCAGTCAGGCGACGACACGATTTACGGACGTGACGGAGATGATCGAATCAATGCAGGCCCGGGAACGAACCAGGTTTTTGGCGGATTCGGAAATGACCACCTTGCCGGCGGCAGTGGAGATGACTTGATTTATGGCGACCTCGGCAATGACACAATTCACGGACTTGCCGGGAACGACAGGTTGTACGGACAGAGCGGCAACGATCTGATCTCCGGGGGGGCTGGAGATGATCAAATCTGGGGAGGGGATGACGACGACGAAGTCTACGGGTTGTATGGGATGGACCTGATTATCGGCGGACTTGGCTCTGACTCATTGTTTGGCAGCCAGGATTCGGATGAGATTTATGGATCGCCCGGAGACGACTGGCTTGATGGTGGGCCTGGTATCGATTTGCTTGACGGCGGTCCTGGAGACGACCGCGAAGTCAACGGGGAGCTCTAG
- a CDS encoding phosphatase PAP2 family protein — protein MTMLADQNKPRPFWQHIAIGIALLVLAALLSRFDVSIVNAADPAEWPGDLKRLFALSELFAHTFGIVLIIFGIWHLSPDRRKFIPRLIACAFFPSVTAQIIKLCVARHRPTTFLDDSLVPQWPGSTDVTWLGAGSDVAMNVQYATQSFPSAHAAIVCGMAIGLSFVYPHGRKLFFAVAVIAAIQRVIFFAHWPSDVAVGASLGFLIAGGLVQDWGIGSLCGRFENRKRDSTELHVLDNSPRIGSEQSRRSAA, from the coding sequence ATGACGATGCTGGCAGATCAAAACAAACCACGGCCTTTTTGGCAACATATCGCGATCGGTATCGCGCTGCTGGTTCTTGCTGCTTTGCTATCACGGTTCGACGTCTCGATCGTCAACGCAGCCGATCCTGCCGAATGGCCTGGCGATCTGAAACGACTTTTCGCGCTTTCAGAATTGTTCGCCCACACGTTCGGGATCGTCCTGATCATTTTTGGCATCTGGCACCTCAGTCCTGATCGAAGAAAATTCATACCGCGATTGATCGCATGTGCATTCTTCCCATCGGTAACTGCTCAGATCATCAAGCTGTGCGTCGCGCGTCATCGCCCGACGACGTTTTTGGATGACTCGCTCGTTCCCCAATGGCCCGGATCGACCGATGTGACGTGGCTTGGCGCTGGTTCTGATGTCGCCATGAATGTTCAATACGCAACGCAGTCTTTCCCATCAGCTCACGCTGCCATCGTTTGCGGAATGGCAATCGGATTGAGCTTTGTTTACCCACATGGCCGCAAGCTTTTTTTCGCCGTCGCGGTGATTGCCGCAATCCAACGCGTGATCTTTTTCGCTCACTGGCCCAGCGACGTCGCTGTGGGTGCTTCGCTCGGATTCCTGATCGCCGGCGGACTGGTTCAAGACTGGGGCATCGGTAGCTTGTGCGGACGCTTCGAAAACCGAAAGCGCGATTCGACCGAACTTCACGTACTCGACAACTCCCCCCGAATCGGTTCCGAGCAGTCCCGTCGGTCGGCGGCATAA
- a CDS encoding phosphoribosylanthranilate isomerase yields MKPIRTKICGITRTEDAVSTHESGADAIGLNFYERSKRFVSPELARTIAESVSGKIAVVGVFVNSTVADICEIVALVGLSHVQFHGDEEPSIVAELKANQPETKSIRAVRIMDNDFEKAQSEIDQWQDAGVDAILLDAASAGSFGGTGNQLDWDSIERLKISVPWLLAGGLNPDNVAMAIAACEPGGVDVASGVESGPGIKNATLVRKFVSESKPN; encoded by the coding sequence ATGAAACCGATTCGAACCAAAATCTGCGGCATTACGCGCACCGAAGACGCCGTTTCTACGCACGAATCGGGTGCCGATGCGATTGGGCTGAACTTTTACGAGCGTAGCAAGCGATTCGTCAGCCCTGAATTGGCTCGAACGATCGCCGAGTCAGTCAGCGGCAAGATCGCCGTCGTCGGCGTTTTTGTCAATTCGACGGTCGCAGACATTTGCGAAATCGTAGCGCTGGTTGGTTTGAGCCACGTTCAATTTCATGGCGACGAAGAGCCTTCGATCGTTGCGGAATTGAAAGCGAACCAACCAGAAACGAAATCCATTCGAGCCGTCCGAATCATGGACAACGATTTCGAGAAAGCGCAATCTGAAATCGATCAGTGGCAAGACGCCGGCGTCGATGCGATTTTGCTGGACGCCGCATCGGCAGGCTCGTTTGGCGGAACAGGCAATCAGCTGGACTGGGATTCGATTGAGCGGCTCAAAATTTCAGTGCCGTGGCTGTTGGCCGGTGGATTGAATCCGGACAACGTTGCGATGGCGATCGCTGCCTGTGAGCCCGGCGGAGTCGATGTCGCGAGCGGCGTGGAATCCGGTCCGGGAATCAAAAATGCTACTCTGGTTCGAAAATTTGTATCCGAATCCAAACCAAATTGA
- a CDS encoding DinB family protein, producing MNFRSSVAAALMFCLLHCVAHAEEGQPIAIRHWPGGGFTVETMWGLSVGFGLSDDAKTKLPRKLDFDSSTAEPYSMWLVNRPPNESEVKTSPLTDHDFPKNAVRVFLKANGGLVDHENLSAHVGWPSLRTGNASVWFLNELDPEKTCKRLELARSHGLGSGDFELKDHELNVVVANDSRFTSEHCRRIIDACKPEILVVNSEIKKVGEQDVLAVSHNTLAVLDSAGLGKPTRIVSLETTPYEMSDELADLFAKKEASQKASREMFAKLSVEQMNFKPANGTHTPRWNTEHMMGRELLFFSQIYNAVDPSIPVMDLNPKQMPKDYKFAHEDWTGEEEARQMKRVEDFTRRFAYLLDGMDLDKKAKGSRFWTPRKLLAQMERHYNEHSANVVKKMELEGWPKY from the coding sequence ATGAATTTTCGATCTTCAGTCGCCGCTGCTTTGATGTTTTGTTTGCTTCACTGCGTGGCTCACGCGGAAGAAGGCCAGCCGATTGCAATCCGCCATTGGCCCGGCGGCGGATTTACAGTTGAGACGATGTGGGGGCTGAGTGTTGGGTTTGGGCTTTCCGATGATGCGAAGACGAAGCTTCCTCGCAAACTGGATTTCGATTCCTCGACTGCTGAGCCATATTCCATGTGGTTAGTAAATAGACCTCCTAACGAGTCGGAAGTGAAAACGTCGCCCTTGACCGATCATGACTTTCCCAAGAATGCTGTTCGTGTATTCCTTAAAGCGAACGGAGGTCTTGTCGACCATGAAAATCTTTCTGCACACGTTGGGTGGCCATCTCTTCGCACAGGTAATGCATCTGTCTGGTTTCTGAATGAGTTGGATCCGGAAAAGACGTGCAAGAGGCTGGAGCTTGCTCGAAGCCATGGTTTAGGAAGTGGCGACTTCGAACTCAAGGATCACGAGCTAAACGTTGTGGTCGCGAATGACTCGAGATTCACTTCCGAGCACTGCCGAAGAATTATCGATGCGTGCAAACCAGAAATCCTTGTCGTAAATTCCGAGATCAAGAAAGTTGGCGAGCAGGATGTCTTGGCTGTTTCGCATAATACTTTGGCTGTTCTGGATTCAGCCGGCTTGGGCAAGCCGACGCGTATCGTTTCGCTTGAAACGACGCCCTATGAAATGTCAGACGAACTTGCCGACCTGTTCGCCAAAAAAGAAGCCTCGCAAAAAGCGTCTCGCGAAATGTTCGCCAAACTCTCTGTCGAACAGATGAATTTCAAACCAGCCAACGGGACTCACACGCCACGCTGGAACACCGAACACATGATGGGCCGCGAGTTGCTGTTCTTCTCCCAAATCTACAACGCCGTTGACCCGTCGATTCCGGTCATGGATCTGAACCCGAAGCAGATGCCCAAGGACTACAAGTTCGCTCACGAGGACTGGACGGGCGAAGAAGAAGCACGTCAGATGAAACGGGTCGAAGATTTCACTCGCCGATTTGCGTACCTTCTCGACGGAATGGATTTGGACAAGAAAGCCAAAGGTAGTCGATTTTGGACGCCTCGAAAGTTGCTTGCTCAGATGGAACGACACTACAATGAACATTCGGCCAACGTCGTTAAAAAGATGGAGCTGGAAGGATGGCCCAAGTACTAA
- a CDS encoding outer membrane protein assembly factor BamB family protein yields the protein MPTQKRTSITVAFLGCLLVANIAVAQQDWTQWRGPKLDSVAEGETVVDKLDDETKLWRSELPGSAGSSPVVAGDRVFVTSVDGDKLVVLCFNASTGTEVWRREVAGRNRDSRDGANAASSSPITDGKHVWSMFGNGQVNCFTVDGQPVWEKNLQDDYGAFQIQFGMSTTPVMHGDQLIFGLMHGKMRNDTSTSVGKIVSLNKSTGEENWLHLRKTSATAENKHVYASPSIDYSGDKAQLIIHGADFTTGHSLEDGSEAWRLGGMNPKGDGYNPYLRFVASATCRDGKVIIPTAKRGPVLAVDSGATGALNYDSVAWRSDRITPDVASPVYYKGRVFLARENGALACLDAETGKKLVEKRYMADKQRSTPVAVDGKLVITSRDGKVFLVKADETLEEISSIQLGEETTASPAIAGGKIFVRTFKALYAFGK from the coding sequence ATGCCAACGCAAAAACGAACCTCTATCACCGTCGCGTTTCTAGGATGCCTTTTGGTCGCCAACATTGCCGTAGCCCAGCAGGATTGGACTCAGTGGCGTGGCCCAAAACTGGATTCCGTTGCCGAAGGCGAAACCGTCGTCGACAAACTGGATGACGAAACAAAACTTTGGCGATCCGAGCTTCCTGGTTCCGCTGGTTCCAGTCCCGTCGTTGCCGGCGATCGTGTGTTCGTGACCTCTGTCGATGGCGACAAACTGGTTGTGCTTTGCTTCAATGCTTCGACAGGAACCGAGGTCTGGCGGCGAGAAGTTGCCGGCAGGAATCGTGACTCGCGAGACGGCGCCAACGCCGCCAGCAGTTCTCCGATCACCGATGGCAAACATGTTTGGTCGATGTTTGGCAACGGACAAGTCAACTGTTTCACCGTCGACGGCCAGCCCGTTTGGGAGAAGAATCTGCAGGATGACTATGGAGCGTTTCAGATTCAGTTCGGAATGTCGACCACGCCGGTGATGCACGGCGATCAATTGATCTTTGGCTTGATGCACGGCAAGATGCGAAACGACACGTCGACTTCGGTCGGCAAGATTGTTTCGTTGAACAAATCGACCGGCGAAGAGAACTGGTTGCACCTCCGCAAAACGAGTGCGACGGCAGAGAACAAACATGTCTACGCGTCGCCGTCGATCGACTACTCCGGCGACAAGGCTCAACTGATCATCCACGGCGCTGACTTCACAACAGGCCATTCGCTTGAAGACGGATCCGAGGCTTGGCGGCTTGGCGGAATGAATCCAAAAGGCGACGGCTACAATCCTTACCTTCGGTTCGTGGCTTCTGCGACTTGCCGCGACGGAAAAGTCATCATCCCGACGGCAAAGCGCGGACCTGTTTTGGCTGTTGATTCCGGCGCGACCGGAGCATTGAATTACGACTCAGTGGCTTGGCGTAGCGATCGGATCACGCCTGATGTCGCGTCTCCGGTTTACTACAAAGGACGCGTTTTTCTTGCTCGAGAAAACGGAGCCCTCGCCTGTTTGGACGCGGAAACCGGCAAGAAACTGGTAGAGAAACGCTACATGGCCGACAAGCAACGTTCGACACCCGTCGCGGTGGATGGCAAACTGGTCATCACCAGTCGAGACGGAAAAGTGTTCCTCGTGAAAGCTGATGAAACGCTCGAAGAGATCTCTTCGATCCAGCTAGGCGAAGAAACTACAGCTTCGCCAGCCATCGCCGGCGGCAAGATTTTTGTGCGGACATTCAAGGCACTTTACGCTTTCGGAAAATAG
- a CDS encoding ABC1 kinase family protein, which translates to MKRTIPSIPQLYRNAMRWTEIASVLSKYGLAGWLSRFNIDFISDRLKAPDGEVLSKLTQEARIKSAMTELGPTFIKFGQLLSTRPDVIGPNLAKELEDLQSKAPADSFEYVKEIIEAEQGETLENLFVEFEEEPFASASIGQVHRAKIKRESTWLGDDPGANDSPIMDVVVKVRHKGIERAVETDLDILAGLAQLAERLDDFKNYQPTKIVAEMSRTMRRELDFERERNNLNQFRAIFANDKGIVIPEPFSRLSSTRMLTMSFLPGTRLNIYDGNPVNGITGSDIAREGAHRYLDMIFNHGFYHADPHPGNLMVMDDGTIGMLDFGMVGRISERLREDIEAMLVAIVNEDVSMLTTLIKRVGRCPTDLNEAALSNDIADFVGQYSTQVVAQFDMANALNDFVAVVRNYKIMLPGEASMLIKVLISLEGTGRCLSPDFSLMEIMKPFQRMMVLKRLSPARQVRKMRRFYLEMEQLAEKLPQRVSNILEQVQSGSFDIHLDHRRLGPTANRLVVGLMTSALFLGSALMLSYKVPPLIFPETGPIGIHDLSFLGLTGAIVSLMMGFRLMWSIRKSGNLDED; encoded by the coding sequence ATGAAGCGAACGATCCCGTCCATCCCACAACTTTACCGCAACGCAATGCGTTGGACGGAGATCGCGTCCGTGCTCAGCAAATACGGGCTCGCGGGATGGCTCAGTCGCTTCAACATCGATTTCATCTCCGACCGCCTCAAAGCACCCGACGGAGAGGTCCTGTCCAAACTGACTCAGGAAGCTCGCATCAAGTCCGCGATGACGGAACTGGGCCCGACGTTTATCAAGTTCGGACAATTGCTCAGCACACGCCCCGACGTAATCGGCCCGAACCTCGCGAAAGAACTGGAAGACCTGCAGTCGAAAGCTCCGGCGGATTCTTTCGAGTACGTGAAGGAGATCATCGAAGCCGAACAGGGCGAAACGCTGGAGAATCTGTTTGTCGAATTTGAAGAAGAGCCGTTTGCTTCGGCGTCGATTGGGCAGGTCCACCGTGCGAAGATCAAACGCGAATCGACGTGGCTGGGCGACGACCCGGGAGCCAATGATTCTCCGATCATGGATGTGGTGGTCAAAGTTCGCCACAAGGGAATTGAACGAGCCGTCGAAACGGACTTGGATATCCTCGCCGGACTGGCTCAGCTTGCCGAACGGCTGGACGATTTCAAAAACTATCAACCGACCAAGATCGTCGCCGAGATGTCGCGAACGATGCGACGTGAGCTGGACTTTGAAAGAGAGCGTAACAATCTGAATCAGTTTCGAGCGATCTTCGCGAACGATAAAGGGATTGTCATTCCCGAACCGTTTAGCCGACTGTCGTCGACGCGGATGCTGACGATGAGCTTCCTGCCGGGAACTCGGTTGAACATCTACGATGGCAATCCCGTCAATGGAATTACGGGCAGCGACATCGCACGCGAAGGAGCCCATCGATACCTGGACATGATCTTCAATCATGGCTTCTATCACGCCGACCCGCATCCGGGAAACCTGATGGTGATGGATGACGGCACGATTGGAATGCTGGACTTCGGGATGGTCGGTCGGATCAGCGAACGGTTGCGCGAAGACATCGAAGCGATGCTGGTTGCGATCGTGAACGAAGACGTCTCGATGTTGACGACTCTGATCAAACGAGTCGGTCGCTGTCCAACGGATTTGAACGAGGCCGCGTTGTCGAACGACATTGCTGATTTTGTGGGACAGTATTCGACACAAGTCGTCGCTCAATTTGACATGGCCAACGCGCTCAATGACTTTGTGGCGGTGGTTCGCAATTACAAAATTATGTTGCCGGGCGAAGCGTCAATGTTGATCAAGGTTTTGATCTCGTTGGAGGGAACTGGTCGTTGCCTGTCGCCAGATTTTAGCTTGATGGAGATCATGAAGCCGTTTCAGCGGATGATGGTGCTGAAGCGACTTTCTCCGGCGCGGCAAGTTCGAAAAATGCGTCGCTTCTATCTGGAGATGGAACAGCTCGCGGAAAAGCTGCCTCAGCGTGTGTCCAACATTTTGGAGCAGGTACAGTCAGGCAGCTTCGACATTCACCTCGATCACCGAAGGCTTGGCCCGACCGCGAATCGGCTGGTGGTTGGCTTGATGACGAGTGCTCTGTTTCTCGGTTCGGCGTTGATGTTGAGCTACAAAGTTCCGCCGCTGATTTTTCCGGAAACGGGGCCGATCGGAATTCACGACCTGTCATTTCTAGGGCTGACGGGAGCGATCGTCAGCCTGATGATGGGATTTCGGCTGATGTGGTCGATCCGCAAAAGTGGCAATCTGGACGAAGATTGA
- a CDS encoding redox-sensing transcriptional repressor Rex: protein MGWQIHWLRVLSNKPPIDSKIPKAVVSRLSLYLRELQQLIREGIPTISSTKLGRRLGFTASQIRKDIAYFGQFGYPGIGYKCEELVAEIRSILGTDRTWPVVLVGCGNLGQALLGYRGFSTQGFEVVAAVDVDESLVGNTIEGIQIDRLSRLSEIVREKGVRVAILAVPSEAAESAVEAIVDAGITGILNFAPVTLALPKNIGLVEVDLARELEQLAFSVLQKDES, encoded by the coding sequence ATGGGCTGGCAGATTCACTGGTTACGCGTTTTGAGCAACAAGCCTCCGATCGATTCGAAAATTCCCAAGGCAGTCGTTTCACGTCTGAGTCTGTACTTGCGCGAGTTGCAGCAGCTGATCCGGGAAGGCATACCCACCATCAGTTCGACAAAACTGGGGCGCAGGCTGGGCTTCACCGCGTCACAGATTCGCAAAGACATCGCGTACTTTGGGCAATTTGGCTATCCCGGAATTGGATACAAGTGCGAAGAGCTCGTTGCAGAGATACGTTCTATTCTTGGCACCGATCGGACTTGGCCGGTCGTGCTTGTGGGCTGCGGAAATCTCGGCCAGGCTCTGTTGGGATACCGCGGCTTTTCGACGCAGGGATTCGAAGTCGTCGCCGCCGTTGATGTTGACGAGTCGCTTGTTGGGAACACGATCGAAGGCATCCAAATCGATCGACTATCCCGGTTGTCCGAGATCGTCCGGGAAAAAGGCGTCCGCGTCGCGATCCTGGCGGTTCCATCGGAAGCCGCCGAGTCAGCCGTCGAAGCCATCGTTGACGCGGGAATAACAGGCATTTTGAACTTCGCGCCGGTGACGCTGGCATTGCCAAAGAACATCGGACTGGTGGAAGTCGATCTGGCACGAGAGCTGGAACAGCTTGCGTTTTCGGTGCTGCAAAAGGACGAATCCTGA
- a CDS encoding SDR family oxidoreductase gives MNPTHTIQDLSRPRFLADHARLPMMVCGIAGVSGYNAFHWFRDRYGDQVIGQRPRRNWNLTGDGIVGHDLSEVDQIREVLATNNVRTVINCGGSCALKACECDPEMAQQLNVTNVSHLLDVIEGTDIRLVHLSIDLVYSGAGQGGHIETDPTDPVTVYGRTMVEAEQLVMDRRPDSCILRISLPMGISFNGHAGAIDWIQNRFAKGRPATLYFDEVRTPTFVECLNEVVEEVAVSDMSGIFHCGGPRRLSLYEIAQIVNRVGGYDPELLIGCPRIEAGPMPPRAGDVTMDSSRLANALGRDPFAPWPHCDSMVPTDRNWHYERASGAEFLTDGSLEWIERVLYRRSFAHPRR, from the coding sequence GTGAACCCAACTCACACAATTCAGGATTTGAGCCGTCCAAGATTTCTTGCCGACCACGCTCGGCTTCCGATGATGGTCTGTGGCATCGCCGGAGTTTCCGGCTACAACGCTTTTCACTGGTTTCGCGATCGGTATGGCGATCAAGTCATCGGTCAGCGCCCGCGTCGGAACTGGAACCTGACGGGTGATGGAATCGTCGGCCACGATCTTTCCGAGGTGGACCAGATTCGTGAAGTTCTGGCAACGAACAATGTGCGGACCGTCATCAATTGCGGAGGGAGCTGTGCACTCAAGGCGTGCGAATGCGATCCAGAGATGGCTCAGCAGTTGAACGTCACCAACGTAAGCCATCTGCTCGACGTGATCGAAGGCACCGACATTCGGCTGGTTCATCTTTCGATTGACCTCGTTTACTCCGGAGCAGGGCAGGGCGGTCATATCGAAACCGACCCGACGGATCCCGTCACGGTCTACGGCCGTACGATGGTCGAAGCCGAGCAACTGGTGATGGATCGCCGCCCCGATTCGTGCATTTTGCGTATTTCGCTGCCGATGGGGATCAGCTTCAACGGTCACGCCGGAGCCATCGATTGGATTCAGAACCGGTTTGCGAAAGGCCGACCGGCGACGTTGTATTTTGACGAAGTGCGAACGCCGACGTTTGTCGAGTGTCTTAACGAAGTCGTTGAAGAAGTTGCCGTCAGCGACATGTCTGGCATCTTTCATTGTGGCGGGCCGCGGCGATTGTCGTTGTACGAGATTGCTCAAATCGTAAACCGGGTCGGCGGCTACGATCCTGAGCTGCTGATTGGTTGTCCGCGAATTGAAGCCGGACCAATGCCGCCGCGAGCCGGCGATGTGACGATGGATTCCAGCCGCCTGGCCAATGCACTTGGCCGCGATCCTTTTGCGCCGTGGCCTCATTGCGATTCGATGGTGCCGACCGATCGAAACTGGCACTACGAACGGGCCAGCGGAGCCGAATTTCTTACCGACGGTTCGCTGGAGTGGATTGAACGCGTACTCTATCGCCGCAGCTTTGCGCATCCAAGACGCTAA